In the genome of Myroides phaeus, one region contains:
- a CDS encoding beta strand repeat-containing protein: protein MNKKLLSIACLMGTFSIYAQVGIGTKIPNKSAELAVVSDKRGLLIPNVSLKSKTDITTIQAGNIESLLVYNTNKTDQLSIGYYYWHNNLWNKLLVEKDIPELVINYFEEITQGGDVTNIIKNIVRKTEGNVFYENGKFYYINVNGDRVEIDFSNIHFNETLTILKYDATNGLLTYTNEKGQVVTIDIKASVKAFETLTKIVQDIDKGTITFYDENGDSTVLLIADFVQKYETETTLVRNSPGNYSYTNEKNVVTEITVIGDFVEVINNKLDQLLYQTLKNFVDLEETVTKLEYNASTKMLVYTDEDRQLHNIDITQIVKDNQDITRIDSSNSKNITVSSIQSGNILTYVLEVNAATTSDLGVVKPGSGLIVDEYGALSVDVTTILNGKHLSGNEKIVVTNGAGSVLKEVSLDINEAKLSLQNIGGVLNLNQLYSGNSGDILFVDASGNVVWSALETVTSNKLTLNQAELSSNVNGVLSSVSLVDKISNEMIQSRAVTQEKLGALESQVSMVPVVQIDGSVKYQKINEEQIEGKLLESANNLLTVTSGVGSILKDVTLTVNQSNFELNKIGGTLSISKIEAGQNNTVLITNNTGNVEWVDQNSLVPTTTNALGLAGNTLTSTVNNISSSVDLDESNVISSKAITGTGITVDGGAGASLTDVSLKITPGAEEQVLITRNNATEWVDQNSLTPTTTNALGLTGNTLTSTVNNISSSVDLDESNVISSKAITGTGITVDGGAGASLTDVSLKITPGAEEQVLITRNNATEWVDHNSLVPTTTNALGLTGNTLTSTVNNILSSVDLDESNVISSKAITGTGITVDGGAGASLTDVSLKITPGAEEQVLITRNNATEWVDQNSLTPTTTNALGLTGNTLTSTVNNISSSVDLDESNVISSKAITGTGITVDGGAGASLTDVSLKITPGAEEQVLITRNNATEWVDQNSLTPTTTNALGLAGNKLTSTVNNISSSVDLDESNVISSKAITGTGITVDGGAGASLTDVSLKITPGAEEQVLITRNNATEWVDQNSLVPTTTNALGLAGNTLTSTVNNISSSVDLDESNVISSKAITGTGITVDGGAGASLTDVSLKITPGAEEQVLITRNNATEWVDQNSLTPTTTNALGLAGNKLTSTVNNISSSVDLDESNVISSKAITGTGITVDGGAGASLTDVSLKITPGAEEQVLITRNNATEWVDQNSLVPTTTNALGLAGNTLTSTVNNISSSVDLDESNVISSKAITGTGITVDGGAGASLTDVSLKITPGAEEQVLITRNNATEWVDQNSLTPTTTNALGLAGNKLTSTVNNISSSVDLDESNVISSKAITGTGITVDGGAGASLTDVSLKITPGAEEQVLITRNNATEWVDQNSLVPTTTNALGLAGNTLTSTVNNISSSIDLEDVIQGAQNTYAVIDGVNTTVVSTTTAKHTDYSVNVSKNAIQNAQKISEVIAGNGVLVNSAVVDDTTSYTVAVDPSSIQLIGDVTGPLNSNKVVAIQNENVSATTPLNKQVLIYDGALQEWTPATPQVNVDDILDGKALTSTDLELSTNAPTALLKAVTANIKTGAVTSDKILDGTILPIDIAKAGSLEALITDSTGMPKWSSQQTLVQDNQKISHVAAGENVNVVESYLDNTTTYTIDVKSALPKFFYMPSVLIPTAEGQSSQNGVTYSNATRKGSINLYEIYNTQFSTPVLSSRSGVTLPVIDVADLDFIITYIDSSVFFNLQLTEQGLLTYEVRSTANVTNGSFMNIVFSIR from the coding sequence ATGAACAAAAAATTACTTTCAATAGCGTGTTTGATGGGGACATTCTCCATTTATGCACAAGTTGGAATTGGTACGAAAATTCCAAATAAATCTGCAGAATTAGCTGTGGTTTCTGACAAAAGGGGATTGTTGATTCCTAATGTTTCTTTAAAGAGTAAGACTGATATAACAACAATCCAAGCAGGTAATATAGAAAGTTTATTGGTCTATAATACTAATAAAACTGATCAATTAAGTATCGGATATTACTATTGGCACAATAATTTATGGAATAAGTTACTTGTAGAAAAGGATATTCCTGAATTAGTAATAAACTATTTTGAAGAAATTACGCAAGGTGGTGATGTTACCAATATTATTAAAAATATTGTAAGAAAGACAGAAGGAAATGTGTTTTATGAAAATGGTAAGTTTTACTATATAAATGTAAACGGAGATAGAGTAGAAATTGATTTTTCAAATATTCACTTTAATGAAACACTTACTATTTTAAAGTATGATGCAACAAATGGATTACTTACTTATACCAATGAGAAAGGACAAGTTGTAACTATTGACATTAAGGCATCAGTTAAAGCATTTGAAACTCTTACTAAAATTGTGCAAGATATTGATAAAGGGACAATTACATTTTATGATGAAAATGGAGATTCTACTGTATTGTTAATTGCAGATTTTGTTCAAAAGTATGAGACAGAAACAACTTTAGTTAGAAATAGCCCTGGAAACTATAGTTATACAAATGAAAAAAATGTTGTTACTGAGATTACAGTTATAGGAGATTTTGTAGAAGTAATAAATAATAAGTTAGATCAATTATTATATCAAACATTAAAAAACTTTGTTGATTTAGAAGAGACTGTTACAAAGTTAGAGTATAATGCATCTACAAAGATGTTAGTTTATACTGACGAAGATAGACAATTGCACAATATTGATATTACTCAAATAGTAAAAGACAATCAAGATATCACTCGAATTGACAGCAGCAATTCCAAAAACATTACTGTAAGCAGTATACAAAGTGGTAATATACTGACGTATGTTTTAGAAGTTAATGCTGCTACAACTTCTGACTTAGGTGTGGTGAAGCCAGGAAGTGGATTAATTGTGGACGAATATGGAGCATTGAGTGTAGATGTTACAACAATTTTAAATGGGAAGCATTTAAGTGGAAATGAAAAAATAGTTGTAACAAATGGTGCTGGTTCGGTTTTAAAAGAAGTATCCTTAGATATTAATGAAGCTAAGCTAAGTCTTCAAAATATTGGAGGAGTATTAAATTTAAATCAATTATATAGTGGCAATTCGGGTGATATTCTATTTGTAGATGCATCAGGTAATGTTGTTTGGTCTGCATTAGAAACAGTAACATCAAATAAGCTAACTCTAAATCAGGCAGAATTGAGTTCTAATGTTAATGGAGTTTTATCATCAGTAAGTCTGGTTGATAAAATCTCAAATGAGATGATTCAAAGTCGCGCAGTAACGCAAGAAAAATTAGGTGCTTTAGAAAGCCAAGTGTCTATGGTACCTGTTGTTCAAATTGACGGTAGTGTTAAGTATCAAAAGATAAATGAAGAACAAATTGAAGGTAAGTTATTGGAGTCTGCTAATAATTTATTGACCGTAACTTCGGGTGTTGGGTCTATTTTAAAGGATGTAACTTTAACTGTAAATCAATCTAATTTCGAGCTCAATAAGATTGGAGGAACTTTAAGTATCTCTAAGATTGAAGCAGGACAAAACAATACTGTTCTAATTACCAATAATACTGGAAATGTTGAATGGGTTGATCAGAATTCACTTGTACCTACAACTACTAACGCTTTAGGATTAGCAGGGAATACACTTACAAGTACGGTAAACAATATATCATCATCTGTTGATTTGGATGAAAGCAATGTTATTTCAAGCAAGGCTATTACGGGAACAGGTATTACAGTTGACGGTGGAGCTGGTGCTTCCTTAACAGATGTGAGCTTGAAGATTACCCCAGGAGCAGAAGAGCAAGTGTTAATTACACGCAATAACGCTACAGAATGGGTTGATCAGAATTCTCTTACTCCAACAACCACTAACGCTTTAGGATTAACAGGGAATACACTAACAAGTACAGTAAACAATATATCATCATCTGTTGATTTGGATGAAAGCAATGTTATTTCAAGCAAGGCTATTACGGGAACAGGTATTACAGTTGACGGAGGAGCTGGAGCATCCTTAACAGATGTAAGCTTGAAGATTACCCCTGGTGCAGAAGAGCAAGTGTTAATTACACGCAATAACGCAACAGAATGGGTTGATCACAATTCACTTGTACCTACAACTACTAACGCTTTAGGATTAACAGGGAATACACTTACAAGTACAGTAAACAATATATTATCATCTGTTGATTTGGATGAAAGCAATGTTATTTCAAGCAAGGCTATTACGGGAACAGGTATTACAGTTGACGGTGGAGCTGGTGCTTCCTTAACAGATGTGAGCTTGAAGATTACCCCAGGAGCAGAAGAGCAAGTGTTAATTACACGCAATAACGCTACAGAATGGGTTGATCAGAATTCTCTTACTCCAACAACCACTAACGCTTTAGGATTAACAGGGAATACACTAACAAGTACAGTAAACAATATATCATCATCTGTTGATTTGGATGAAAGCAATGTTATTTCAAGCAAGGCTATTACGGGAACAGGCATTACAGTAGACGGTGGAGCTGGTGCTTCCTTAACAGATGTAAGCTTGAAGATTACTCCTGGTGCAGAAGAGCAAGTGTTAATTACACGCAATAACGCAACAGAATGGGTTGATCAGAACTCGCTTACTCCAACAACTACTAACGCTTTAGGATTAGCAGGTAACAAACTTACAAGTACGGTAAACAATATCTCTTCATCTGTTGATTTAGATGAAAGTAATGTTATTTCAAGCAAGGCTATTACGGGAACAGGTATTACAGTTGATGGTGGAGCTGGTGCTTCCTTAACAGATGTAAGCTTGAAGATTACCCCAGGAGCAGAAGAGCAAGTGTTAATTACACGCAATAACGCTACAGAATGGGTTGATCAGAATTCGCTTGTACCTACAACTACCAATGCTTTAGGATTAGCAGGGAATACACTTACAAGTACGGTAAACAATATATCATCATCTGTTGATTTGGATGAAAGCAATGTTATTTCAAGCAAGGCTATTACGGGAACAGGTATTACAGTTGACGGTGGAGCTGGTGCTTCCTTAACAGATGTGAGCTTGAAGATTACCCCAGGAGCAGAAGAGCAAGTGTTAATTACACGCAATAACGCTACAGAATGGGTTGATCAGAACTCGCTTACTCCAACAACTACTAACGCTTTAGGATTAGCAGGTAACAAACTTACAAGTACGGTAAACAATATCTCTTCATCTGTTGATTTAGATGAAAGTAATGTTATTTCAAGCAAGGCTATTACGGGAACAGGTATTACAGTTGATGGTGGAGCTGGTGCTTCCTTAACAGATGTAAGCTTGAAGATTACCCCAGGAGCAGAAGAGCAAGTGTTAATTACACGCAATAACGCTACAGAATGGGTTGATCAGAATTCGCTTGTACCTACAACTACCAATGCTTTAGGATTAGCAGGGAATACACTTACAAGTACGGTAAACAATATATCATCATCTGTTGATTTGGATGAAAGCAATGTTATTTCAAGCAAGGCTATTACGGGAACAGGTATTACAGTTGACGGTGGAGCTGGTGCTTCCTTAACAGATGTGAGCTTGAAGATTACCCCAGGAGCAGAAGAGCAAGTGTTAATTACACGCAATAACGCTACAGAATGGGTTGATCAGAACTCGCTTACTCCAACAACTACTAACGCTTTAGGATTAGCAGGTAACAAACTTACAAGTACGGTAAACAATATCTCTTCATCTGTTGATTTAGATGAAAGTAATGTTATTTCAAGCAAGGCTATTACGGGAACAGGTATTACAGTTGATGGTGGAGCTGGTGCTTCCTTAACAGATGTAAGCTTGAAGATTACCCCAGGAGCAGAAGAGCAAGTGTTAATTACACGCAATAACGCTACAGAATGGGTTGATCAGAATTCGCTTGTACCTACAACTACCAATGCTTTAGGATTAGCAGGGAATACACTTACAAGTACGGTAAACAATATATCATCATCTATTGATTTAGAAGATGTAATTCAAGGTGCACAAAATACCTATGCAGTAATAGATGGAGTAAATACTACTGTTGTTAGTACAACCACTGCTAAGCATACTGATTATAGTGTGAATGTTAGTAAAAATGCTATTCAAAATGCACAAAAAATAAGTGAGGTTATAGCAGGTAATGGAGTGTTAGTTAATTCTGCAGTTGTTGATGATACAACATCATATACAGTTGCAGTAGATCCAAGTTCAATTCAATTAATCGGAGATGTAACAGGACCACTAAACTCAAATAAAGTAGTTGCTATTCAAAATGAAAACGTAAGTGCAACTACCCCATTGAATAAACAAGTGTTGATCTATGATGGAGCGTTACAAGAATGGACCCCAGCAACACCTCAAGTAAATGTAGATGATATTTTAGATGGAAAAGCATTGACCTCAACTGATTTAGAATTGTCAACAAATGCACCAACAGCATTGTTAAAAGCAGTTACAGCTAATATTAAGACAGGTGCAGTTACATCAGATAAAATTTTAGATGGAACTATTTTACCAATTGACATAGCAAAAGCAGGATCACTTGAAGCGTTAATCACAGATAGTACAGGAATGCCTAAATGGAGTAGTCAGCAGACACTTGTACAAGATAACCAGAAAATATCACATGTTGCAGCAGGTGAAAATGTTAATGTAGTTGAGTCTTATCTTGATAATACGACAACATATACAATTGATGTTAAATCAGCATTACCAAAATTCTTCTATATGCCTTCAGTTTTAATACCAACAGCAGAAGGACAATCAAGTCAAAACGGAGTAACATATAGTAACGCAACAAGAAAAGGATCAATCAACTTATATGAAATCTACAATACACAATTTAGTACCCCAGTACTAAGTAGTCGTAGTGGGGTTACGTTACCTGTTATTGATGTGGCTGATTTAGATTTCATTATCACTTACATTGATAGTAGTGTGTTTTTTAATCTACAGTTAACTGAACAAGGACTCTTAACATACGAAGTTAGGTCAACAGCAAATGTAACAAATGGCTCGTTTATGAATATTGTTTTTAGCATTCGTTAA
- a CDS encoding NAD(P)/FAD-dependent oxidoreductase has protein sequence MPKELQLQVLPEVAASAELLNQYVANNLGCSTIDIQHITILKRSIDARQRTVKINLTVDVFLQGEEVVHRQIDFPEYKNVKDAKRVIVVGAGPAGYFAALQLIELGVKPIVIERGKDVRGRRRDLKAINIDHVVNPESNYCFGEGGAGTYSDGKLYTRSKKRGDVNRILELLVAFGATQDILVEAHPHIGTNKLPKIMQDMREKIIEFGGEVLFETKVVDIVVKNSEVQGVVIANGDTIEANKVILATGHSARDIYEMLDRKNILIEAKPFALGVRAEHPQSLIDKIQYSCDYRGEFLPPAPYSIVKQVNGRGMYSFCMCPGGVIAPCATAPGEVVTNGWSPSKRDQATANSGIVVELRLEDFKPFEKFGALAGMEFQKSIEQRAFLLAGETQRVPAQRMVDFSQSKVSESIPKTSYLPGTTSVELGSVFPGFLTQIMREGFQEFGKSMKGYFTNEAILHAPESRTSSPVRIPRDNKTLEHLQIKGLYPCAEGAGYAGGIISAAIDGEKCAIMCVESMS, from the coding sequence ATGCCAAAAGAATTACAATTACAAGTACTACCTGAAGTTGCTGCTTCAGCAGAATTATTGAATCAATATGTAGCCAATAATTTGGGGTGTTCTACGATAGATATTCAGCACATCACCATTTTAAAAAGGTCTATTGATGCCAGACAACGTACTGTAAAGATAAATTTGACAGTTGACGTCTTCTTACAAGGAGAAGAGGTCGTTCATAGACAAATTGATTTCCCTGAATATAAGAATGTAAAGGATGCAAAGCGAGTTATCGTTGTAGGAGCAGGACCTGCAGGTTATTTTGCCGCTTTACAGTTGATTGAGTTAGGTGTAAAGCCTATTGTGATAGAAAGAGGAAAAGATGTAAGAGGAAGACGTAGAGATTTAAAAGCAATAAATATTGACCACGTAGTTAATCCAGAGTCAAACTATTGTTTTGGAGAAGGAGGAGCAGGTACATATTCAGATGGAAAACTGTACACTCGTTCTAAGAAACGTGGAGATGTAAACCGTATTTTAGAATTATTGGTTGCCTTTGGAGCAACACAAGATATATTAGTAGAAGCACATCCGCATATTGGTACGAATAAGTTACCAAAGATTATGCAAGATATGCGTGAGAAGATTATTGAGTTTGGCGGCGAGGTATTATTTGAAACCAAAGTAGTTGATATAGTCGTTAAGAATAGCGAAGTACAAGGGGTTGTTATAGCAAATGGCGATACTATTGAAGCCAATAAAGTTATTTTAGCAACAGGACATTCGGCTCGTGATATCTATGAGATGTTAGACCGCAAGAATATTTTGATTGAAGCGAAACCATTTGCCTTGGGAGTACGTGCAGAACACCCACAATCGCTTATAGACAAAATACAGTACTCTTGTGATTACAGAGGAGAGTTTTTACCACCAGCGCCTTATTCTATCGTAAAACAAGTGAATGGTCGCGGAATGTATTCATTCTGTATGTGTCCAGGTGGTGTAATTGCACCGTGTGCTACAGCTCCAGGTGAAGTTGTAACAAATGGTTGGTCGCCTTCTAAACGTGACCAAGCAACGGCAAACTCTGGAATTGTAGTAGAGTTGAGGTTAGAGGATTTTAAACCATTTGAAAAATTTGGAGCCTTAGCAGGAATGGAGTTTCAAAAGTCAATTGAACAAAGAGCATTTTTGTTAGCAGGGGAAACACAACGTGTACCCGCTCAACGAATGGTTGACTTTTCACAGTCTAAAGTGTCAGAGTCAATTCCTAAAACATCTTACTTACCAGGTACTACATCTGTGGAATTAGGTAGTGTATTTCCAGGCTTCTTAACACAGATAATGAGAGAAGGGTTTCAAGAGTTTGGTAAATCAATGAAAGGATACTTTACCAATGAAGCTATTTTACACGCTCCGGAGAGTAGAACATCATCTCCAGTCCGTATTCCTCGTGATAATAAGACATTAGAACACCTTCAGATTAAAGGATTATATCCTTGTGCAGAAGGAGCAGGATACGCAGGGGGAATCATCTCAGCGGCAATTGACGGAGAGAAATGTGCTATTATGTGTGTTGAGAGTATGTCATAA
- a CDS encoding beta-carotene 15,15'-monooxygenase produces the protein MQNSEVPKLFADWVPEWMIRIILFVLLMPSIVLFFLPAANPVAAAGFFGCDVRDIQFSVSLLYAGFVSFYSLERRFFTYLATKEYFIIFNILQLLGCVALYNTQALCIIYPVRFLQGMLFASTVNLSISTMYMRLESSKAREITFSCFYGILICATPVNQLITADFIDQYDYSFLFKMAALSFVPGLFLVLMSMQYVRLSRKLPLSNLDWESFVLYAVAVVLFGYITIYGQQYYWFEDADIRWAGLGILLAMLFFVIRQKHLKRPYINWTVLKYRNFKVGLFLLFILYICRFASGISNVHFTTSLRLDPIHLSYLNIFNLIGLVAGVTLACMWLIKRLQMRLIWSLGFLFLFIFHFGMYLQFAPTANPDSYFMLLFCQGFGVGLLMVPTIIYCVASVPIELGGSAAAVCLAIRYLGYTSSTALMNYYNLYSSNQHKNRFLDYMNFSNPILQSKLSQNAAKLQGRGLLNTPAEKASEKLLMLDLNKQIQLRYAMDYYEVMCWLLLVILLLVIFTPYLSKTWVYLKSKTLSPF, from the coding sequence ATGCAAAATAGTGAAGTTCCTAAGTTATTTGCAGATTGGGTACCAGAATGGATGATTCGCATTATTCTGTTTGTACTCCTAATGCCAAGTATTGTATTATTCTTTTTGCCCGCGGCAAATCCAGTTGCAGCGGCAGGTTTTTTTGGATGCGACGTTAGAGATATTCAGTTTTCTGTATCTCTTCTTTATGCAGGGTTTGTTTCGTTCTACAGCCTTGAACGTCGCTTCTTTACCTATTTAGCTACAAAAGAATATTTTATCATATTTAATATATTACAACTTTTAGGGTGTGTAGCACTGTACAATACGCAGGCGTTGTGTATTATTTATCCCGTGCGTTTTTTACAAGGAATGCTCTTTGCAAGTACGGTGAACTTGAGTATCTCTACAATGTATATGCGCCTTGAAAGTTCAAAAGCCAGAGAGATTACCTTTTCGTGTTTCTATGGTATTCTAATTTGTGCAACCCCCGTAAATCAATTGATAACAGCTGATTTTATTGACCAGTACGACTATTCGTTTCTGTTTAAAATGGCAGCGTTATCTTTTGTGCCCGGGTTGTTCTTAGTCTTGATGAGTATGCAGTATGTGCGTCTAAGCAGAAAGCTTCCGCTGTCTAATTTAGATTGGGAGAGTTTTGTGCTCTATGCCGTAGCAGTTGTTCTATTTGGATATATCACTATCTATGGGCAACAATACTATTGGTTTGAAGATGCAGATATACGTTGGGCAGGATTAGGAATACTTTTAGCAATGTTGTTTTTCGTTATCCGTCAAAAGCATTTAAAAAGACCTTATATCAATTGGACAGTGTTGAAATATAGAAACTTTAAAGTAGGGTTGTTCTTGCTTTTTATTCTTTACATCTGTCGTTTTGCCTCAGGAATATCAAATGTACACTTTACAACCTCTTTGCGATTAGACCCGATACACCTATCATACCTAAATATCTTTAATCTGATAGGGTTGGTAGCCGGAGTAACGCTTGCGTGTATGTGGCTTATCAAACGCTTACAAATGCGTTTAATATGGAGTTTAGGCTTTCTGTTCTTATTCATCTTTCACTTTGGAATGTATTTGCAATTTGCACCAACGGCCAATCCAGACTCATATTTTATGTTATTGTTCTGTCAAGGGTTTGGCGTAGGGCTGTTAATGGTACCGACAATTATTTACTGTGTAGCCTCAGTGCCAATTGAATTAGGAGGATCTGCTGCCGCTGTTTGTTTAGCAATTCGCTATTTAGGCTATACCAGCAGTACAGCTTTGATGAATTACTACAACTTGTATAGTTCCAATCAACATAAAAATAGGTTCTTAGATTATATGAACTTTTCAAATCCTATTTTGCAAAGTAAGTTATCTCAGAATGCGGCAAAACTTCAAGGAAGAGGTTTGCTAAATACCCCAGCTGAAAAAGCAAGTGAAAAACTGCTGATGCTTGATTTGAATAAGCAGATTCAATTGCGTTATGCGATGGACTATTATGAAGTAATGTGCTGGTTATTATTGGTGATTTTACTATTAGTAATATTCACCCCATACCTAAGTAAAACTTGGGTGTACTTAAAATCGAAAACACTTTCGCCATTTTAA
- a CDS encoding HlyD family secretion protein, translating to MDIKTRIKITDRFITRITRYIASIIIIVGCIWGIHTLWIYWKYEQTNDAQVQEYINPVIARVGGYLTEVRFEENQMVNKGDTLLLVDNREYIYDQAQTRAEIEKQYAQIKELDARQYTLSQTAAAAESQIQGRESKFHQQELDYKRYKKLYDVESATAQQLEEKQAQLTIDKSNWESSIESARAATAGLADIEAQKRVLEKEISRLEQLEKHKNLNVDYTVVTAPYRGRMGKRSIDLGQMITPGQVLTYIVNDETPKWIVANFKETQIRNIQTGDEVDIVVDAYPDTEFKGRVISIAPATGSSFSLLPPDNATGNFVKIVQRIPVRIEVTSPADSEELLKAGMNVNTYIAKKQAYAK from the coding sequence ATGGACATTAAAACTCGCATCAAAATTACAGACCGTTTTATTACACGTATTACGCGTTATATCGCATCGATAATCATTATCGTTGGTTGTATTTGGGGAATTCACACGCTTTGGATTTATTGGAAGTATGAGCAAACAAACGATGCTCAGGTGCAGGAATATATCAATCCGGTTATTGCCAGAGTAGGTGGCTATTTGACAGAAGTGCGCTTTGAAGAAAATCAAATGGTTAATAAAGGAGATACACTATTGTTAGTAGATAACAGAGAGTATATCTATGACCAAGCACAGACAAGAGCAGAAATAGAAAAACAATATGCACAGATTAAAGAGCTTGATGCGCGTCAATATACTTTATCGCAAACTGCCGCTGCTGCTGAGAGTCAAATTCAAGGACGCGAATCTAAGTTTCACCAACAAGAATTAGACTATAAACGCTATAAGAAGTTATATGATGTAGAGTCTGCTACAGCGCAACAGTTGGAAGAAAAACAAGCTCAGTTAACCATAGATAAGAGTAATTGGGAAAGTAGCATAGAAAGTGCACGTGCCGCTACAGCAGGGCTTGCAGATATAGAAGCACAAAAGAGAGTGCTTGAAAAGGAAATTAGCCGTTTAGAGCAACTTGAAAAGCATAAGAACCTAAATGTAGATTACACAGTAGTTACTGCGCCATATCGCGGTAGAATGGGTAAACGCAGTATAGATTTAGGACAAATGATTACACCTGGACAAGTATTGACCTATATTGTGAATGATGAAACACCAAAATGGATTGTTGCCAACTTTAAGGAAACACAAATACGCAATATCCAAACAGGCGATGAGGTAGATATTGTGGTAGATGCTTATCCGGATACAGAGTTTAAAGGTCGCGTTATTTCTATCGCACCCGCTACAGGTTCAAGTTTTTCTTTACTACCACCAGATAATGCAACAGGAAACTTTGTGAAGATTGTACAACGTATTCCCGTTCGTATAGAAGTAACATCACCTGCAGATTCTGAAGAACTACTAAAAGCTGGTATGAATGTAAATACTTACATCGCCAAAAAACAAGCTTATGCAAAATAG
- a CDS encoding TolC family protein, with protein sequence MKSDSFYLFALLASGIITGYSQNKNPSDIDRDTLKITLKEVWQQTDVRSKKVLIHQKEIEIRQENTKDAKMERYPVFNAFGRVEKASNIPVYTNGLFHKPEQHDVIHTLYNSGVSMYLNLYNGNKQNLEIEERKTLEDKAVITAEQSQSEVRLEAAKSYLALAKVMRFKEVMIADIADQKKQLGQMENLYKNGVVLKSDVLRASMEISKREMTLVQIENDILIENQKLVLLMGISDSDFIKPQDIYAEVAPVESYEEALEIAEEHAHKHLLSEEDLALSEIELKKVKANTKPSIGLIGNFTMANPQIFLYPYNPSWYSLGTIGVQISFPISSLYHNVHKKRSHVLEHHKEEIQHLHVQDQIKQEVQEAYLRYQESLVQIQVCTKNQEEAFESARIIKNTYFNSTSLYIDLLDADVQYLQTQFELEAAKLDSIYKYYSLQLAKGLL encoded by the coding sequence ATGAAATCCGATAGTTTCTACCTCTTTGCATTGCTCGCAAGTGGCATTATCACTGGCTACAGCCAAAATAAAAATCCGTCAGACATTGATAGAGATACCTTAAAAATAACCTTAAAAGAGGTTTGGCAACAAACGGATGTTCGCAGTAAAAAAGTCTTAATACACCAGAAGGAAATAGAAATACGCCAAGAGAACACGAAAGACGCAAAAATGGAGCGTTACCCTGTATTTAACGCTTTTGGTCGTGTAGAAAAGGCAAGTAATATTCCCGTGTACACAAATGGTCTTTTTCACAAACCAGAACAGCACGATGTAATACACACCTTGTACAACAGTGGCGTTTCAATGTACCTCAACTTATACAATGGTAATAAACAGAATCTGGAAATAGAAGAACGAAAGACGCTGGAAGACAAAGCGGTTATTACAGCAGAACAATCTCAGTCTGAGGTTCGCTTAGAAGCAGCTAAAAGTTACCTCGCTCTTGCCAAGGTGATGAGGTTTAAAGAGGTAATGATAGCCGATATCGCAGACCAAAAGAAACAGCTTGGTCAAATGGAAAACCTATACAAGAATGGTGTAGTGCTAAAAAGCGATGTACTTCGTGCTTCAATGGAAATATCTAAAAGAGAAATGACCTTGGTTCAGATTGAAAATGATATTCTAATCGAAAACCAGAAACTCGTACTGCTTATGGGAATAAGTGACTCAGATTTCATTAAACCTCAAGATATATATGCTGAAGTTGCACCTGTAGAATCGTATGAGGAGGCTTTAGAAATAGCAGAAGAACACGCTCACAAACACTTGTTGTCTGAAGAAGACTTAGCCTTAAGTGAGATAGAGCTTAAAAAGGTGAAAGCAAACACCAAACCAAGTATTGGGTTAATAGGGAACTTTACAATGGCTAATCCACAAATCTTCCTTTATCCTTATAATCCAAGTTGGTATAGTTTAGGAACAATAGGAGTGCAAATATCCTTTCCGATTTCTTCACTTTACCACAACGTTCATAAAAAGCGCAGCCACGTGTTAGAACATCACAAAGAAGAAATACAACACTTACACGTACAAGATCAAATTAAACAAGAGGTGCAAGAGGCTTATCTACGCTACCAAGAATCGCTTGTGCAAATTCAGGTGTGTACCAAGAATCAAGAAGAAGCATTTGAAAGTGCTCGAATCATAAAAAACACATATTTCAATAGTACATCTCTATACATCGATTTACTCGATGCAGATGTTCAATATTTACAAACACAATTTGAACTTGAAGCTGCAAAGTTAGACAGCATTTACAAATATTATTCTCTACAATTAGCTAAAGGCTTACTATAA